The Armatimonadota bacterium genome includes a window with the following:
- a CDS encoding ABC transporter permease, whose amino-acid sequence MDLWEAVDLALEALRTHRLRSLLTTLGVAIGVAAVIALVTIGQSARSSVVGELANLGPDLLWVLPGKAKEGQQVPTEEGRLTLTYEDARAIQEGAAVREAAPVLQTTAEASGGGRTTTTVVIGTTPNFLRIRNLQVAHGRFLSPSDLARRRRVVVLGDALARELYRTPRAGIGRRLVLMGRAFQVVGILRPEGQLLGVNLDDRAYIPFPTAQQVFRVEHASWLFVQARDTASIARARREVERILLRRHRVEDFTVLTQSQLLSSLDAILRILTLALGAIAAISLVVGGIGIMNIMLVSVTERTREIGIRKAVGARFADVLLQFLVEAMAISLLGGLAGMALGIGISWGVTDRLLGSPPTAATLIPIVVLATSFSVLVGLVFGVYPAWRAARLDPIEALRHE is encoded by the coding sequence GTGGACCTGTGGGAAGCCGTTGACCTCGCCCTGGAAGCCCTCCGTACCCACCGGCTCCGTTCCCTCCTCACGACCCTGGGCGTGGCCATCGGGGTTGCCGCGGTCATCGCCCTGGTGACCATCGGGCAGTCGGCCCGCTCGAGCGTGGTGGGGGAGCTCGCGAACCTCGGTCCGGACCTCCTGTGGGTGCTCCCGGGGAAGGCCAAGGAGGGGCAGCAGGTCCCAACCGAGGAGGGACGCCTCACCCTGACCTACGAGGACGCCCGGGCGATCCAGGAGGGGGCTGCGGTCCGCGAGGCCGCTCCCGTCCTCCAGACCACCGCGGAGGCCTCCGGTGGAGGCCGCACCACGACCACCGTCGTCATCGGTACCACCCCCAACTTCCTGCGCATCCGCAACCTGCAGGTGGCACACGGACGGTTCCTCTCTCCCTCCGACCTCGCCCGGCGCCGCCGGGTGGTGGTCTTGGGGGACGCCCTCGCCCGGGAGCTGTACCGGACGCCGCGGGCCGGGATCGGCCGGCGCCTGGTGCTCATGGGTCGGGCGTTCCAGGTGGTCGGGATCTTGCGGCCGGAGGGACAGCTGCTGGGCGTGAACCTGGATGACCGGGCCTACATTCCCTTCCCCACCGCCCAGCAGGTCTTCCGGGTGGAGCACGCCTCCTGGCTGTTCGTGCAGGCCCGGGACACCGCCTCCATCGCCCGGGCCCGACGCGAGGTGGAGCGGATCCTCCTCCGGAGGCACCGGGTGGAGGATTTCACGGTGCTCACCCAGAGCCAGCTGCTCAGCTCCCTGGACGCCATCCTCCGGATCCTCACCCTGGCCCTCGGGGCCATCGCGGCCATCTCCCTGGTGGTGGGCGGCATCGGGATCATGAACATCATGCTGGTCTCCGTCACCGAACGGACCCGGGAGATCGGCATCCGGAAGGCGGTGGGAGCCCGTTTTGCGGACGTCCTCCTGCAGTTCCTGGTGGAGGCCATGGCCATCAGCCTTCTGGGGGGCCTCGCGGGCATGGCCCTGGGGATCGGCATCTCGTGGGGCGTCACGGACCGCTTGCTCGGGAGCCCGCCCACCGCGGCCACCCTGATCCCCATCGTGGTGCTCGCCACCAGCTTTTCCGTCCTGGTGGGGCTGGTGTTCGGGGTCTATCCCGCCTGGCGGGCCGCGCGCCTGGATCCCATCGAGGCGCTCCGTCACGAATAA
- a CDS encoding damage-control phosphatase ARMT1 family protein — MEPRGFDLPPPRVDLRALPPPLRTSDPDSLAQRTFRIRVPRILEEVADQNPFPPEIQRALADLREEILHGVIRPLAEPAPDRPLWDALSGPYLGASWQDVPWYWAEAFLYRRLLETTRYFRIGPWYGVDPFWRRKEAELRGGLRALEALLSELPEDPEDRFRHLFQASLWGNRFDLSLPEVVEEARAAPGGDPHTRLLADDTGPVWAFLRESCGLRIAMVLDNVGRELLADLALVDFLLEEGIAREVVLHVKWHPFFVSDATPLDVLATLAAVTEAGGSPGALGERLQAGLREGRVRLTAHWFFVTSLAYFEMPRDLEAELAATDLVVLKGDANYRRLVGDVWWPPTTPLERAAAYFPAPFVVLRTLKSEVVVGLQAEVVDRVGALDPEWRMRGRWGVIQARLAHPLPPGADS, encoded by the coding sequence ATGGAACCGCGTGGCTTCGACCTCCCGCCGCCTCGGGTGGATCTCCGGGCGCTGCCGCCGCCCCTGCGGACCTCGGACCCGGACTCCTTGGCCCAGCGCACCTTCCGGATCCGGGTCCCCCGAATTCTGGAGGAGGTGGCAGATCAGAATCCCTTCCCCCCGGAGATCCAAAGGGCGCTCGCAGACCTCCGGGAGGAGATCCTCCACGGCGTCATCCGGCCCCTGGCCGAACCCGCGCCGGACCGGCCGCTGTGGGACGCGCTCTCGGGTCCGTACCTGGGCGCGAGCTGGCAGGACGTGCCGTGGTACTGGGCCGAGGCCTTCTTGTACCGGCGGCTCCTGGAGACGACCCGGTACTTCCGGATCGGCCCCTGGTACGGCGTGGACCCCTTTTGGCGCAGGAAGGAGGCGGAGCTCCGCGGGGGCCTTCGGGCCCTGGAGGCGCTCCTCTCCGAGCTTCCTGAGGATCCCGAGGATCGCTTCCGGCATCTCTTCCAAGCAAGCCTGTGGGGCAACCGGTTCGACCTCAGCCTTCCGGAGGTCGTGGAGGAAGCCCGGGCCGCGCCCGGAGGGGATCCCCACACCCGGCTCCTGGCAGACGACACAGGGCCCGTGTGGGCGTTCCTGAGGGAGTCTTGCGGACTTCGGATCGCGATGGTCCTGGACAACGTGGGCCGGGAGCTTCTCGCAGACCTCGCCCTGGTGGACTTCCTGCTGGAGGAGGGGATCGCGAGGGAGGTGGTCCTGCACGTGAAGTGGCACCCCTTCTTCGTCTCGGACGCCACGCCTCTCGACGTGCTGGCCACCCTGGCGGCGGTAACCGAGGCCGGAGGGAGCCCGGGAGCGCTGGGAGAACGCCTGCAGGCCGGCCTCCGGGAGGGCCGGGTGCGCCTGACTGCCCACTGGTTCTTCGTCACGAGCCTCGCGTACTTCGAGATGCCTCGGGATCTGGAGGCGGAGCTCGCGGCCACCGACCTCGTGGTCCTCAAGGGAGACGCCAACTACCGGCGCCTGGTGGGAGACGTGTGGTGGCCGCCCACCACCCCCCTCGAACGTGCCGCTGCTTACTTCCCCGCTCCCTTCGTGGTCCTACGGACCCTGAAGTCCGAGGTGGTGGTAGGGCTGCAGGCGGAGGTGGTGGACCGGGTTGGTGCCCTGGACCCGGAGTGGAGGATGAGGGGCCGATGGGGGGTGATCCAAGCCCGGCTCGCGCATCCCCTACCGCCTGGGGCGGATTCATGA
- a CDS encoding aspartate aminotransferase family protein: protein METPEELLRVDREHFIHPLHHPVDHDDPILFVEGKGALLRDAAGREYIDGLASLWNVNVGHGREELAEAAATQMRRLAYTSAYAGYTNEPAVRLVDRLLRLAYPNLSGVYFTTSGAESNETAFKIARYYWKRRGKPTKTKIITRVHAYHGVTLGAMSATGIPAYQRMFEPLVPGFVHIPPSYPYRYPGSMAEALEEAILREGPENVAAFIAEPVIGAGGLIPPTPDYFPKVRAICDRYDVLFIADEVITGFGRTGRWFALEHWGVRPDMVTFAKGVTSAYLPLGGVMVSREIHEVILEAPLEQRFMHAATYSAHATCCAVALANLDILERENLVERAAAMGVRLLEGLETLRDLPVVGDVRGLGLMAGVEFVEDRKTKEPAIGLGGRVLREARRRGLLGRLRTGQRGEHPIGDVICFAPPFVITEEQVDRMVEILRDAVQAAMG, encoded by the coding sequence GTGGAGACTCCGGAGGAACTCTTGCGGGTGGACCGTGAACACTTCATCCACCCTCTCCATCATCCCGTGGACCACGATGACCCCATCCTCTTCGTGGAGGGAAAGGGCGCCCTCCTGCGGGACGCGGCGGGGAGGGAGTACATCGACGGCCTCGCGTCCCTGTGGAACGTGAACGTCGGGCACGGGCGGGAAGAGCTCGCGGAGGCCGCGGCCACACAGATGCGACGGCTGGCTTACACCAGCGCCTACGCGGGCTACACCAACGAGCCCGCCGTCCGGCTGGTGGACCGGCTGCTCCGGCTCGCGTATCCGAACCTCTCCGGGGTCTACTTCACCACCTCCGGTGCGGAGTCCAACGAGACCGCCTTCAAGATCGCCCGCTACTACTGGAAGCGGCGGGGCAAGCCCACGAAGACCAAGATCATCACCCGGGTGCACGCCTACCACGGGGTCACCCTGGGAGCCATGAGCGCCACGGGGATCCCCGCCTACCAGCGGATGTTCGAGCCGCTCGTCCCGGGATTCGTGCACATCCCGCCCTCCTACCCGTACCGGTACCCCGGGTCCATGGCCGAGGCCCTCGAGGAGGCCATCCTGCGGGAAGGGCCCGAGAACGTGGCTGCCTTCATCGCGGAGCCCGTGATCGGAGCGGGCGGCCTCATCCCGCCCACCCCCGACTACTTCCCAAAGGTGCGGGCCATCTGTGACCGGTACGATGTGCTGTTCATCGCGGACGAGGTGATCACGGGGTTCGGCCGTACGGGGAGGTGGTTTGCCCTGGAGCACTGGGGGGTACGGCCGGACATGGTGACCTTCGCCAAGGGGGTCACCAGCGCCTACCTCCCGCTCGGGGGCGTGATGGTCTCCCGGGAGATCCACGAGGTCATCCTGGAGGCCCCCTTGGAGCAGCGGTTCATGCACGCGGCCACCTACTCCGCCCACGCCACGTGCTGTGCCGTGGCTCTCGCGAACCTGGACATCCTGGAGCGGGAGAACCTCGTGGAGCGGGCCGCGGCCATGGGAGTCCGCCTGCTGGAGGGGCTGGAGACCCTGCGCGACCTCCCAGTGGTGGGGGACGTGCGGGGGCTGGGACTCATGGCCGGGGTGGAGTTCGTGGAGGACCGGAAGACCAAGGAGCCGGCCATCGGCCTCGGCGGGCGGGTCCTACGGGAAGCGAGACGACGCGGACTCCTGGGGCGGCTGCGAACCGGTCAGCGGGGAGAGCATCCCATCGGCGACGTGATCTGCTTCGCGCCGCCCTTCGTGATCACCGAGGAGCAGGTGGACCGGATGGTGGAGATCCTGCGGGACGCCGTCCAGGCGGCCATGGGGTAA
- the gltB gene encoding glutamate synthase large subunit, which translates to MSWTDHLDLRTLLRERDACGVGFVARTDGTASHAVLRLALQALRNLTHRGAQAADGRTGDGAGILTQIPKGMFRRILHEMGIRGEIPAFAVGMFFLPREVEAREVCRRACEAEFAALGVPLLGWRKVPVQPKALGEYALATLPWIEQVFLRQPDGLEEEAFERLLYRLRRRIERRVRPLGAYIPSLSCRTIVYKALVSAPQLEQFYLDLQDPDFSVQAAVFHQRYSTNTNPSWPLAQPFRLLAHNGEINTLLGNIHWMRAREPELRSPLWDEAVGDLVPIIQLDGSDSAMLDNAAELLRRSGRDLLHVVRMLVPEAWEKDPELDPEVRGFYRYHACLMEPWDGPAALAFFDGQVIGMALDRNGLRPARYTITRDGLVIAGSEVGVLSLAPGRILGRGRLGPGQMIAVDLRCGTVQHHAEILQNLSRRRPYAAWAQRIREAGKAPAPSVTSGNGEESLHALHLAFGYTKEDLQRVLAAMAAEGKDAVGSMGDDTPPSALSHHPRLLYQFFRQRFAQVTNPPIDSLREHTVMSLDVLLGPRRSLLEETPEHADLVHLPSPILAPEEFQWLLSPACPFRAVRLEALFDPAGGAESLRSALEELVEQAARAVREGAGILVLSDRNVSPHRAPIPMLLAVGAVHHHLIREGLRMRAGLVVETGEAREVHHVCCLAGYGAEAIFPYLALETADRLHPDGAAKLRKALEAGLLKVMAKMGIAPFAAYCGAQIFEAIGLDEELVARYFTGTPVHAPGVGLEAIAQDVLRRHAAYCRAREHPDLPDIGFYRYRHGGETHGYEPAVVKAIHRVSQSGRPEDFQALVETATRRPPQALRDLLEIVPAGPPVPLEEVEPAEAILRRFVISAMSHGALSREAHETLAIAANRLGMRSNSGEGGEDPERRKRRPNGDWPNTTIKQVASGRFGVTAGYLRSAVELEIKMAQGSKPGEGGQLLGHKVTEEIARLRKTQPGTTLISPPPHHDIYSIEDLAQLIYDLKQVHPEAHVAVKLVATTGVGTIASGVAKGYADVIQISGHEGGTGASPLDSIKNAGLPWEVGLAETRVALVRNNLRDRVRVRVDGGFKVGRDVILAALLGADEYGFGTTALVALGCVMARQCHSNTCPVGIATQREDLRAKFPGTPERVEAFFRALAEDVRRWLARLGVRSLEEIIGRVDLLRVREDVPLPKSERLDLSKLLEPVEGPARGSWNPPIRVEGALNQLLVQQYRDTIERGTPATGHHPITNRDRTVGATLAGEIAARWGDEGLPEGTLRLEFEGAAGQSFGAFLVPGMHFRLVGEANDYVGKGMSGGEIVLVPPPELRRQSHRHVILGNTALYGATGGVLFAAGRAGERFAVRNSGAVAVVEGAGDHCCEYMTGGMVVVLGPVGRNFGAGMTGGKAFVLMDRRVLERRINPEFVEVEALSEEEAEALHRLLARYFEATYSARAQWLLQRRQAWPELLWAVRPKVPEAVKTPVPVVRRRAG; encoded by the coding sequence ATGTCGTGGACGGATCACTTGGATCTGCGAACCCTCCTGAGGGAGCGGGACGCCTGCGGGGTAGGCTTTGTGGCCCGCACGGACGGAACTGCCTCCCACGCGGTTCTGCGCCTGGCCTTGCAGGCCCTGCGGAACCTGACCCATCGCGGGGCCCAGGCCGCGGACGGCCGGACGGGGGATGGGGCGGGGATCCTCACCCAGATCCCGAAGGGGATGTTCCGCCGGATCCTGCACGAGATGGGGATCCGGGGGGAGATCCCCGCCTTCGCGGTGGGGATGTTCTTCCTCCCCCGGGAGGTGGAGGCACGGGAGGTGTGCCGCAGGGCCTGCGAGGCGGAGTTCGCGGCGCTCGGCGTGCCGCTTCTGGGCTGGCGCAAGGTCCCCGTGCAGCCCAAGGCCCTGGGCGAGTATGCGCTCGCGACCCTTCCGTGGATCGAGCAGGTGTTCCTGCGCCAGCCCGACGGCCTGGAGGAGGAGGCGTTCGAGCGTCTCCTGTACCGCCTGCGCCGGCGCATCGAGCGGCGTGTCAGGCCGCTGGGCGCCTACATCCCCTCCCTCTCGTGTCGGACCATCGTGTACAAGGCCCTGGTGAGCGCGCCCCAGCTGGAACAGTTCTACCTGGACCTGCAGGATCCCGATTTCTCCGTGCAGGCCGCGGTCTTCCACCAGCGCTACAGCACCAACACCAACCCCTCCTGGCCTCTCGCGCAGCCCTTCCGGCTGCTGGCCCACAACGGGGAGATCAACACCCTGCTGGGCAACATCCACTGGATGCGGGCCCGGGAGCCGGAGCTCCGCAGTCCTCTGTGGGACGAGGCGGTGGGAGATCTCGTGCCCATCATCCAGCTCGACGGCAGTGACAGCGCCATGCTGGACAACGCGGCGGAGCTGCTTCGCCGCAGCGGCCGGGACCTGCTCCACGTGGTGCGGATGCTGGTGCCGGAGGCCTGGGAGAAGGATCCGGAGCTGGATCCGGAGGTCCGCGGCTTCTACCGGTATCACGCCTGCCTGATGGAACCCTGGGACGGGCCCGCGGCCCTGGCGTTCTTCGACGGCCAGGTGATCGGGATGGCTCTAGACCGGAATGGTCTTCGGCCCGCCCGGTACACCATCACCCGGGACGGGCTGGTGATCGCGGGGAGCGAGGTGGGGGTTCTCTCCCTGGCACCCGGGCGGATCCTGGGGCGGGGCCGGCTCGGTCCGGGCCAGATGATCGCCGTGGACCTCCGCTGTGGGACGGTCCAGCACCACGCGGAGATCCTTCAGAACCTGAGCCGTCGCCGTCCGTACGCGGCGTGGGCCCAGCGCATCCGGGAGGCGGGAAAGGCCCCGGCGCCCTCCGTGACCTCCGGGAACGGGGAGGAGTCCCTGCACGCGCTGCACCTGGCCTTCGGCTACACCAAGGAGGACCTGCAGCGGGTGTTGGCCGCCATGGCCGCGGAGGGAAAGGACGCGGTGGGGTCCATGGGCGACGACACCCCGCCCAGTGCCCTCTCGCACCACCCGCGGCTTTTGTACCAGTTCTTCCGGCAGCGGTTCGCGCAGGTCACCAACCCCCCCATTGACTCCCTGCGGGAGCACACGGTGATGTCCCTGGACGTGTTGCTGGGGCCGCGGCGGTCGCTGCTGGAGGAGACCCCGGAGCATGCGGACCTCGTGCACCTCCCGAGTCCCATCCTGGCCCCTGAAGAGTTCCAGTGGCTCCTGAGCCCCGCCTGTCCGTTCCGGGCGGTACGGCTTGAGGCCCTGTTCGATCCCGCGGGCGGGGCTGAGTCCCTCCGGTCGGCCTTGGAGGAGCTCGTGGAGCAGGCCGCAAGGGCCGTGCGCGAGGGAGCGGGGATCCTCGTGCTCAGCGACCGGAACGTGAGTCCCCATCGGGCTCCCATTCCCATGCTGCTCGCGGTGGGCGCGGTCCACCACCACCTGATCCGGGAAGGCCTGCGGATGCGGGCGGGGTTGGTGGTGGAGACCGGGGAGGCCCGGGAGGTGCACCACGTGTGCTGTCTTGCGGGCTACGGGGCGGAGGCAATCTTCCCGTATCTGGCCCTGGAGACCGCGGATCGGCTGCACCCGGACGGGGCCGCGAAGCTCCGGAAGGCCCTGGAGGCGGGTCTGCTGAAGGTCATGGCCAAGATGGGCATCGCGCCCTTCGCGGCGTACTGCGGGGCCCAGATCTTCGAGGCCATCGGGCTGGATGAGGAGCTGGTGGCCCGGTACTTCACCGGGACCCCCGTCCACGCGCCCGGGGTGGGGCTCGAGGCCATCGCGCAGGACGTCCTGCGGCGGCATGCGGCGTACTGCCGGGCCCGGGAGCACCCGGACCTGCCGGACATCGGGTTCTACCGGTACCGGCACGGCGGGGAGACCCACGGGTACGAGCCCGCGGTGGTGAAGGCCATCCACCGGGTGAGCCAGAGCGGCCGCCCGGAGGACTTCCAAGCCCTGGTGGAGACCGCCACGCGGCGGCCCCCTCAGGCATTGCGGGATCTCCTGGAGATCGTGCCCGCGGGGCCTCCGGTGCCCCTTGAGGAGGTGGAGCCCGCGGAGGCCATCCTCCGGCGGTTCGTGATCTCCGCCATGTCCCACGGGGCCCTCTCCCGGGAGGCCCACGAGACCCTGGCCATCGCCGCGAACCGCCTGGGCATGCGCAGCAACAGCGGCGAGGGCGGGGAGGATCCCGAGCGCCGCAAGCGCCGCCCCAACGGCGACTGGCCCAACACCACCATCAAGCAGGTGGCCAGCGGCCGGTTCGGGGTCACCGCGGGGTACCTGCGGTCCGCGGTGGAGCTGGAGATCAAGATGGCCCAAGGGAGCAAGCCGGGGGAGGGCGGGCAGCTCTTGGGGCACAAGGTGACGGAGGAGATCGCCCGGCTGCGCAAGACCCAGCCGGGCACCACGCTCATCTCCCCACCGCCCCACCACGACATCTACAGCATCGAGGACCTGGCCCAGCTCATCTACGACCTCAAGCAGGTCCATCCGGAGGCCCATGTGGCCGTGAAGCTGGTGGCCACCACGGGCGTGGGCACCATCGCCTCCGGAGTCGCGAAGGGATACGCGGACGTGATCCAGATCAGCGGGCACGAGGGCGGAACCGGGGCTTCCCCCCTCGACTCCATCAAGAACGCGGGTCTCCCCTGGGAGGTGGGGCTCGCGGAGACCCGGGTGGCGCTGGTGCGCAACAACCTGCGGGACCGGGTCCGGGTCCGGGTGGACGGCGGGTTCAAGGTGGGTCGGGACGTGATCTTGGCGGCCCTGCTGGGGGCGGACGAGTACGGGTTCGGGACCACGGCCCTGGTGGCCCTGGGGTGCGTGATGGCCCGGCAGTGCCACTCCAACACCTGCCCCGTGGGCATCGCCACCCAGCGGGAGGACCTGCGGGCCAAGTTCCCCGGTACCCCCGAGCGGGTGGAGGCCTTCTTCCGTGCCCTCGCGGAGGACGTGCGACGGTGGCTTGCACGGCTCGGGGTCCGGAGCCTAGAGGAGATCATCGGCCGGGTGGATCTGCTGCGGGTCCGGGAGGACGTTCCGTTGCCGAAGTCCGAGCGGCTGGACCTCTCGAAGCTCCTGGAGCCCGTGGAAGGGCCTGCCCGGGGGAGCTGGAACCCACCGATTCGGGTGGAGGGAGCCCTGAATCAGCTCCTGGTCCAGCAGTACCGGGACACCATCGAGCGGGGGACCCCGGCCACCGGGCATCATCCCATCACCAACCGGGACCGCACGGTGGGCGCGACCCTCGCGGGCGAGATCGCGGCCCGGTGGGGAGACGAGGGGCTCCCGGAGGGCACCCTGCGCTTGGAGTTCGAGGGCGCTGCGGGTCAGAGCTTCGGGGCGTTTCTGGTGCCCGGGATGCACTTCCGCCTCGTGGGGGAGGCCAACGACTACGTGGGCAAGGGGATGAGCGGTGGGGAGATCGTGCTGGTGCCGCCGCCGGAGCTGCGGCGGCAAAGCCACCGGCACGTGATCCTGGGCAACACCGCCCTGTACGGCGCCACGGGCGGGGTGCTGTTCGCGGCGGGACGGGCCGGGGAGCGGTTCGCGGTACGCAACAGCGGCGCGGTGGCGGTGGTGGAGGGCGCGGGCGACCACTGCTGCGAGTACATGACGGGCGGGATGGTGGTGGTGCTGGGGCCTGTGGGCAGGAACTTCGGAGCCGGCATGACGGGCGGAAAGGCCTTCGTGCTCATGGATCGCCGGGTTCTCGAGCGCCGGATCAACCCGGAGTTCGTGGAGGTGGAAGCGCTCTCCGAGGAGGAAGCGGAGGCGCTGCACCGGCTCCTCGCCCGCTACTTCGAGGCGACCTACAGCGCTCGGGCCCAGTGGCTCCTGCAACGCCGGCAGGCCTGGCCCGAGCTCCTGTGGGCCGTGCGCCCCAAGGTGCCGGAAGCCGTCAAGACCCCGGTCCCCGTGGTCCGGCGGCGGGCGGGGTAG
- a CDS encoding response regulator yields the protein MIRIVIADDESLIRMGLRSMLEERGYRVVGEASDGRRAVELVRKLRPDLVILDIKMPELDGLEAARQIQGIQPTPVVMLTAYSERELVRRAQAAGVLGYLVKPIKEEDLVPTIEVALARFRDLREREGRIAELEQTLQDRKLVERAKGILMRREGLTEEEAYRRIQQEARRTRRPMRAVAEEILTRIGSDQQDLS from the coding sequence GTGATCCGCATCGTGATCGCGGACGACGAATCCCTCATCCGCATGGGGCTTCGGTCCATGCTGGAGGAGAGGGGCTATCGGGTGGTGGGGGAGGCCTCCGACGGGCGCCGCGCGGTGGAGCTGGTGCGCAAGCTGCGGCCGGACCTGGTGATCCTCGACATCAAGATGCCGGAGCTGGATGGCCTGGAGGCCGCTCGCCAGATCCAGGGAATCCAGCCCACCCCCGTGGTGATGCTCACCGCCTACAGCGAACGGGAGCTGGTGCGCCGGGCCCAGGCCGCGGGGGTTCTGGGGTACCTCGTGAAGCCCATCAAGGAAGAAGACCTGGTGCCCACCATCGAGGTGGCCCTCGCCCGGTTCCGGGATCTGCGGGAGCGGGAGGGCCGCATCGCGGAACTGGAGCAAACCCTGCAGGACCGCAAGCTCGTGGAGCGGGCCAAAGGGATCCTCATGCGCCGGGAGGGTCTCACGGAGGAGGAAGCGTACCGCCGGATCCAGCAGGAGGCCCGGCGCACCCGGCGACCCATGCGGGCGGTGGCGGAGGAGATCCTGACCCGGATCGGCTCTGATCAACAAGATTTATCATAA
- a CDS encoding GAF domain-containing protein: MTPLELQQRLQRKAAEIAALREIGRAISQALDLDSTLALITRKTAEVMGMDSCSLYLLDPQREYLVLKATTGLAPDAVGRARLRLGEGLTGWAARHGQPAWSSDAARDPRFVLLPETQEYRFRSLLAVPLTVGGRVLGAMNVQTRAEHEFQEEEVELLSLIADLAGGAIEKAQLYDHMRRQLHELRTLAELSQTLASPLYLEQVLQVIVEMAARMLDARLVSLLLLDEETSTLRRAAAHPTDGRYTERDPIPLGEGIAGRVAATGEVEVVRDLVQDPRFYDPELAREQGLRSMVCVPLRVRDRTIGVLNCYRAQPHAFSAGDVSLLTTLAAQTALAIENAHLVMRSAVVREMHHRVKNNLQTIAMLLRLQLGEDPDPRVREVLTETINRVLGIAAVHEILSLEGFRTVNLREVLDRVARAVVANMCPPHLALEVSVEGEDVYFPSQPATAAALVVTELVQNALEHAFQDRSRGRLTVRLGQTPTHVLLEVADDGRGLPPDFDPRASSELGLRIACTLVHEDLRGELRAENREGAVFLVRIPREVLRS; the protein is encoded by the coding sequence ATGACCCCCCTCGAGCTCCAGCAGCGGCTGCAGCGCAAGGCGGCGGAGATCGCCGCCTTGCGGGAGATCGGACGAGCCATCAGCCAGGCCCTGGACTTGGACTCCACCCTGGCCCTCATCACCCGCAAGACCGCGGAGGTGATGGGGATGGATTCCTGCTCCCTTTACCTCCTGGATCCCCAGCGGGAGTACCTGGTGCTCAAGGCCACCACCGGACTCGCACCCGACGCCGTGGGTCGGGCCCGGCTGCGCCTGGGAGAAGGGCTCACGGGGTGGGCCGCCAGGCACGGACAGCCCGCCTGGAGCAGCGACGCCGCGCGGGATCCCCGGTTCGTGTTGCTGCCCGAGACCCAGGAATACCGGTTCCGGTCCCTGCTGGCGGTTCCCCTCACCGTGGGCGGACGGGTCCTGGGCGCCATGAACGTCCAGACCCGGGCAGAGCACGAGTTCCAGGAGGAGGAGGTCGAACTGTTGAGCCTCATCGCGGACCTGGCAGGCGGGGCCATCGAGAAGGCTCAGCTCTACGACCACATGCGTCGGCAACTCCACGAGCTCCGTACCCTGGCGGAGCTGAGCCAGACCCTGGCCTCCCCCCTCTACCTGGAGCAGGTGCTGCAGGTGATCGTGGAGATGGCCGCCCGGATGCTGGACGCCCGGCTGGTGAGCCTGTTGCTCCTGGACGAGGAAACCTCCACCCTGCGCCGGGCCGCGGCGCACCCCACGGACGGCCGGTACACGGAGCGGGATCCGATCCCCCTCGGGGAGGGGATCGCGGGCCGGGTGGCCGCCACGGGGGAGGTGGAGGTGGTCCGGGATCTCGTCCAGGACCCCCGGTTCTACGATCCCGAGCTGGCCCGGGAGCAGGGGCTTCGCTCCATGGTGTGCGTGCCCCTCCGGGTCCGGGACCGCACCATCGGGGTGCTGAACTGCTACCGGGCCCAGCCCCACGCCTTCTCCGCCGGCGACGTGAGCCTCCTCACCACCCTGGCCGCCCAGACCGCCCTCGCCATCGAGAACGCCCACCTCGTGATGCGGTCCGCGGTGGTGCGGGAGATGCACCACCGGGTGAAAAACAACCTCCAGACCATCGCCATGCTCCTGCGGCTGCAGCTGGGAGAGGACCCGGATCCTCGGGTGCGGGAGGTGCTCACGGAGACCATCAACCGGGTCCTGGGCATCGCCGCGGTGCACGAGATCCTCTCCCTGGAGGGATTCCGCACGGTGAACCTCCGGGAGGTCCTGGATCGGGTGGCCCGGGCGGTGGTGGCCAACATGTGCCCCCCGCACCTCGCCCTGGAGGTCTCCGTGGAGGGCGAGGACGTGTACTTCCCCTCGCAGCCCGCCACCGCCGCGGCCCTGGTGGTCACGGAGCTCGTGCAGAACGCTCTCGAGCATGCCTTCCAGGACCGCAGCCGCGGGCGCCTCACCGTACGCCTCGGACAGACTCCCACCCACGTGCTCCTGGAGGTGGCGGACGACGGCCGGGGTCTTCCCCCGGACTTCGACCCCCGGGCCTCCTCCGAGCTCGGGTTACGCATCGCCTGTACCCTGGTCCACGAGGACCTTCGGGGGGAGCTGCGGGCGGAGAACCGGGAAGGCGCGGTGTTCCTGGTGCGCATCCCCCGGGAGGTGCTGCGGTCGTGA